AGCCCGTCTTCCCGGGATTTATTGATGGACATTGTCATTTTTTCGGGTACGGAAGCGATCTCGTAAAATGTGATTTATCCGACACCAAATCATTTGATCAGGTAGTTGAAAAGGTTCAGGAATATTCCAAAACAAATACATTCAAATGGATTCTCGGTCGTGGCTGGGACCAGAACGACTGGGAAAAGAAAGAATTTCCAACCCGATATAAACTTGACAGCCTCTTTCCTGACATCCCTGTTTTTTTAATGCGCATAGATGGGCATGCTGTGATCTGCAATCAAAAGGCACTTACGATTGCAGGGATAGACAATTCTACTAAAGTGAATGGCGGTGAAATTATTTTGGAAAATGGAGAGCCCAGTGGTTTATTGATTGATAACGCTGTTGATCTGGTCAAGTCCAGGATTCCGGCCTTCGGTAAAGAGATGCATGAAAAAGCACTTCTCGAGGCTCAAAAAAATTGTTTTGAAGTAGGACTAACTACTGTTGACGATGCAGGTCTTGGAATGGATTCAATCCAGTTGATTCAGGATATGCAGAAAGCCGGTACCTTAAAAATCAGAGTATATGCCATGTTTTCGGACGCAGCCAAAACACGAACGCATTTTTTTGAACATGGTCAGGTAAAAACTGACAGGCTTACGGTTCGCGCTATAAAAGTTTATGCTGATGGTGCACTTGGTTCACGTGGAGCTTGTTTGAAGAAACCTTACTCTGATCAGCCAGGACATTATGGCTTTCTGTTAAATAGCGAAAAATACATGAAAGAAATTGCTGACGAGGCTCTGGAAAATGGATTTCAGGTTTGTACCCATGCAATAGGCGATTCCGCTGTGAGTACAGTACTACACATTTACGCGGATCACCTGAATGGAGAAAACAATCGCAGATGGAGAATTGAACATTGCCAGGTTGTTGATCCGAAAGACCACAACATGTTTGGCGACTATAGCATCATTCCATCTGTGCAACCCACCCACGCAACCAGTGATATGTACTGGGCGGAAGAACGATTGGGGAAAGAACGCCTCGCGAATGCCTATGCTTACAAAGAGCTAAAAGATGAAGCCGGTGGCCAGATTGTTTTTGGGACGGATTTTCCGGTTGAGAATATAAATCCCATCTACACTTTCTACGCTGCGTTGGAACGTAAGGATCTCAAGGGTTACCCGAGTGGTGGTTTTCAGGCAGAGAATAAAATTAAAAAGAAAGACGCTTTGAGGGCCATGACTATCTGGGCAGCGTATGCGAATTTTGAAGATCAGGAAAAAGGTAGTCTGGAAGAAGGCAAGGTTGCTGATTTCGTTATCCTTGATCAGGACATTATGAAAATTGAAGGACATCTGATTCCCGCAACTAAAGTTCTCTCAACATTTGTAAATGGAGAAAAAGTATTTAGCAGGGAATAAAAAGAAAATCCCCGGTTTTCAGCTTCATCGTTCTGAGTTCCGGAGATTTTCCCGCCAGTTTATCTATCATTCATGATGGCCGGGCGCCTTACAACAATCCGGTAATTTTTCAAATGCCTTGGGATCTGCCTTTAGTGAATCAGCATCATATCCGATTTTCGTAAGTGCCAACCTGATTTTTTCGGGATTCGTTTTACCCGGATTATAGACAACAGTCACAGTTTTTGTGTCGATATCCAGGCTGGTAGTTTTTATACCCTTCTCAAAAGACATATCGTGTTCAATTGTTTTTTTACACATATCACATAAAGAAGATGTGTGTATCCGAATTGTATCTGTTTGTCCAGAAACTAAATTACCGGTAAATTGTACGAGAATATAAACAAGAAATATTTTTATAGCTTTCATTTTGTCTTTTTTTTTGAATGAATTAATTGTTTAATTAACGAAGCATAAACCTCAGACCAGCAAAAATCCTTCGCCCTTCAATAGGTGCATAAATATTTGTCGCGTCAAACGTATTCGAGAAGGGATTAGAAGCATTGATGATTGGGTTCTTTTGTCTGTAATCCAATAGGTTTTCGGATCCTGCATAAATTTCAAATTTCCGGAAGACTTTAGTAACCTGAAAATGCATGATGTAAAAATCAGGAGAATTGGAAGGCAAACTCCCTGCCTCCGGATCAGCAAAAGTTGTTTCGAGCTTTTTCGGGCCATCCCAAATTACAGTGTAATCAAATTTCCAGTGTTCATTATAGGTACTGTACGAAAGATTCGCCAACATCTTTTCACGTGAAACCAATGGTTTTTGCTCCAGCTTTCCATTATAAGTTGATTTGACATCATCCAGTTTATAAGCCAGACGAACCCCAAGTCCTTCTATTACTTCGTAGTTCACCATCGCCTGAAAACTATTGGAATACGAATCACCTTTCAGATTGTAAAACAATATTCTCGTTGAATCGCTGTATGCGTCCATCACCAGCTGGTTTTGAAAATCAGTTCTGTAAAAATCAGTTGAGACAGAACCCTCATGTTGACCCAATTTAAATTTCCAGGTGAAGTTCAAACCATAATTCCAGGCTTTCTCCGGTTTAATATCCTCTGTGATCAGGAGCTCACGGGAGGATGCAAAACTACTGATGTTGTCGGCATAGAGATAAGGTACTCTGAAACTACTCCCTGCACTTGCTCTCACGAGCAGATTATCAGTAAAATTATATTTGCCGTGAAACCGTGGTGTAAAGATCCAGTTGTATTTTGAATGATAATCCTCCCGCAAACCGGTTACAAGACTCAGTTTGTCGGTGTGATTGTAGGTATATTCAAAGAACACTCCGGGAACAGCTTCCTCTACACGTGGAAGATTTTCCAGGTTGTACACCTGATCCAATGCTTCGTAACGAAATACAATTCCGGTTTTGTATTGATGCTCTGCTTTCCACAATACATTCTGGTAAATACTCTGAAAATAGAATGTCTTTTGAGTGGCGTCATAGGCTTTCAAACCAAATGAAGAATTCATATCGTGATAAGTCAGCTGCATGATATTCCCAATGCTTTTGAATGGAGCTTCAGGAAATACAAAACCCAATTTTCCATAAACTTCCATTCTCTTTGTTTCAATCGAAGTCAGGTATGGATGGGAATGCGCTCCTGGATTAACTACAGAATGCAACTGCCCTCCTTCTCTTTTATCGGCGAGAAATTTTATACCTATCTGAGATTCCAGCTTTTTACCACTATGGTAATTCCATCGATTGTAAACGTTGAATTGCTGATTGTGCATCATGTCCAGAAATCCATCCTTGTTACGGTCAATATCTCTGTCCATATAATTACCATGCAAAAAGAGCATGCTGCTCCACTTCTCATTTAATTTTTGCCGGTAGAAGGTATTGATTTCAGCATTCCCATTTGCTTCACCGAAGAGATTCAAATAAAATGCCGGAGTAGTTTTTTCCATTGGTTTTTTAAACTCGACATTGATTTGGCCCGTTGTGGATTCATAACCATTCACAACCGAACCGGATCCTTTGGTGACTTGTATGGATTCCATCCAAGGACCGGGGATGAAGGACAGTCCGTAGATAGCTGCAATCCCTCTCATGGTAGGTATATTCTCTGTCATCAATTGAGAGTAAATTCCTGCAAGGCCCAGCATTTGAATTTCTTTTGCTCCGGTAACGGCATCCTTATAGGAAACGTTTACGGTAGGACTTGTTTCAAATGCTTCAGACAAATTACAGCACGCTGCTTTTAGCAATTCTTTCTGGGATATTTTTTCGACATTGATGGGATTGATTGTAGATAAGCCGACCGCTTCCTGTTTCGCTGCCACCTGGACTTCTTTAAGATCAAGAGCTTTTTCCAGCCGTATATGCAGATCAGAATTATTTTTGATGAGCAAGGTATCCGGTTTATAACCAACAAAGCTGACAACAAGTTTAGCCGGATAAACATCCGCGCTTCTCAGGGTAAATTTCCCCTGTTGGTCAGTTGTTGTGCCATCCAGGGATGGTAACCAGTAAAGATTTGCCCCGGTCAATGGCATTTCCATTTTCATTTCTGTGTTCCATTCTACAACAATGCCTTTCAGCAAAGACTGAGAAAAGCTTGTTAAAGAAAGGAACATCAAAAGAATAACAGGCAAAGTATCACGAATTGAATCGCGCGATCTTCGTTTTGAATTACAGGTGTTAGTATTCATTTTTGATTTTGATTTGAATGCATAAAGAAAATCCGAGGCAGCTAAAGCTCCCGGAATACAACCATTAAAGGCTGTTGCATCAAATCAATAAACGATGGATTCCGTAAAGGAAATCTGTACCACCTCTCAGCTGTGGTGGAGCCTTATTTGAAATTACAGAAAATAATGTATTGTCTGAAAAAAATGTAGTCGTATTAAATGGTTCTGAAATCAGATCCGCAGATAAAGAAATCTCATACTTCAGAACACTTGCATTAACATCAATTTTATGATAAGAGATCGACAACTCACAACATTTGGCTTTCAGTCCTGTTGAGGAAGTTTTGTGACAACCTTTGTTGGACTTAGAACAACAACCCTTATGTTCAAATAAAGAAATCTGTTTTTTGGAACTTGACAAACATGTATGCATTGCCACAACCACACCTGAAGAAGAAATCAGGATAGTGAAGGCAAGAAAAAATGCAAGGATATGTTTCATCCGAATTTTCATGAATATACAAAGGTACATCATGCTGTGAAAAACAGATGAAATTTTACAAGAATTATTGCAAAATCAGCAATCCGCTCCCCAAAACAGCCTTTTCGCTCTGAATTCGATAATAGTAAATTCCTGAAGCAAGTCCACGGGTTTGGATATAGTTAATATTTCCCGGTCCTAAACGTTCAGAAAGAACAAGGCGACTTGTTTCATTATACAATAGAAGATAATAACCCAATCCTGCTTCCTCAAGAATCACCTTCAATTCTCGACCCACAGAAGATGGATTTGGCGAGATGATTACTTTTCCCGAAGTCAACTCGCTCACATGATCACAGATATCATAATAGATACGAATAGTGTCACTGTTCGCGCATCCATTTGTATCAGTAACAAACACAAAATAATCCGCTGAATCCGGAGTCATCGAAGGTGAGAAAGCAAGAAAAGTCTGATCCACTGATCCATCCTGCCACAAATAGTAATTAAACCCGGCACCCGCATCAAGTAGTACTGAACTGGTATCGCATACAATTGAATCCGGTCCAAGCGAAATGTATGGTAGTGAGTTAACGGTAACAGTTACAGTATCTGATAATTTCGGGCAACCATAATCACTCAGCATGCTGAAATAATAAGCATTGCTGGAGTTCACCAATATTTGAGGAAGCGTATCGCCGGTTGACCAGAGATATTGCGAACCGGAAGGTGCACTCAATTCAATCTGACCACCTGCACAAAAGCTCAAAGGTCCGGATGAATTTACATAAACCTGCCAATCATCGACAGTTAAAAGAAATAAATCAGAATTCGCAGGACAACCGTTTCTGTCCGTCACTTGTACCTGATAATTATTTTGAATCTTAAGGTAAATAAACGAATCGATTGCGGATGGAATGGCCTGCATTCCGGTGACGGTTTCCTCATACCATTGAAATGTGTATCCGGTATCAACAGCGGCTAATCGAAAACTATCTCCGGGACAAATTGTAGCCGGCGAAACCGCGTTCAAACCTGGCTTAGCAGGGAGTTCAAACAAAGAGTCCAAAAATACACCGGAAGTATCCGAACCACAATAGTTCGAAACAATCAGTGAATAGAATCCCTGATCAACCGGCGTAATTTCTGATGTATTTTCTCCTTCAATAAGTGTATCGTTCAGAAACCATTGGTATTGAAAACTCACATCGTTCGGAATGAGATTTTGAAAAACACTTTCACTGCATAAGGACAAGGTATCCTGGGTTGCAATCTGTGAAATTGGCCTGGCAGCAACATAGACAGGGTAATTGATCGTTCTTAAGGTATCTCCTCCTGCTTCAATAACAGTCACTGAGAAATTCCCTGTTGAAGTGACATGAATGGTATCTGCTGTTTCTGCATTTGTCCAGAGCACCGTTGAACCTGAAGGAGGAGCCGGCTGCAAAATCAATTCTGCAGTATCTCCTTCACAAAAATAATTTCCGGAACCTGTTATAGTATATTCCCCCGGAATATTTCCAAGACTATCAGTTTTGATGACATAAATTTTCGATGAGCCAAAACTGCTGGTACCGGCAAGAATTACAAAACCATGATCATATGTTTCTTCAAAGTGAATTGATGACTCATTGAGAAAAGAACCATATGTTTTTGACCACAGACTGTCACCGGAAGCATTCACTTTCATCAACTCAATGTCACCCTGGTTATGCAGAGTCCCAGTTGCATTATTCAGAATCGCAAATCCTCCATCGGAACATTGCTGTACACTATACCCATCCTGGAAATTCGGGCAGGCATAGTTTTTTTGCCAAACCGGTGTTCCATTCAAATCAAGTCTTGTCAATTTGATCCATCTCGTACTCAAAGAATCCTGATATCCTGATATTAAAATTCCGCTGTCGACAGTTGGTGTGATCGCATTTGAGACTGAGTAAAACTCAAAAACCGAGTCGATCACCAATGTTCCATCCGCCGCAAATTTCCGGATCGATGTTGCCTGTGGAATATTTGGAAAGACATAATAGAAGTTATTATAATAGGCCATTGAAAAAAAGCTTCCATCCTTTTCCTGAATCACATCATGAGGATTTAATATAGAACCATCATAGGATAAAAAGCTTGTCCAGCTGGTACTCAGATCAGGAGCAATTTTATATAATGAATAATAGTTCTGTGAAATGAAACCATCAGTATACACAGAAATAGCAAGGTTACTATCTATAGTTTCAATGATTCCTATGCCAGCAGTTCCCCAACCATCAGCCGGAGGAAATGCATTTGAGTTGAGGATATTTCCCAGACTGTCAAGGCGGACAATTTCAGCTACGCCATCATAAAAAATTCCATTGTGGGAACCAACAAAAGCATACCCTCCATCATAAGTCGGAACAATCGCATTCCCGTATGCGTTTAATGGGTCACTGAAAATGCGCGACCACATCTCATTTCCATTGCTGTCAAGTTTCAGAACGTAATAAGCTGTATTCTGATAGAATGGATCCCTGGCAGTCCCGACCAGAATATAACCGTGATCAGGAGTAGGTTTTATATAAGACGCAGTTTCTTCAAATGTTCCACCGTAGGTCCGTTCAAAACCTGGTTGTGCTGCAGATATTACAGCAATACCAAGGAGGCAAAAAAGTAAAGCGATCGCACAGCGATTAAACATATTTCTTTCTGAAGCAAAAAAGCCCTTAAAAAGGCTTATTAAACGAAGGTAGTGAGAAGTGGACTCAGAGTAATTAAAATGTTATGAAGAAATGAAGAGGGAAATGTTAAGAAGTCTGACAAAAATCAAAGAAATCCATATTCGAGTCCATAAAATGCAATTTCAAGAGAAACTGTCAGGTATTTACAATGACATTCACAAGCCTTTCCTTCTGCCCTATGTGACCAATATCATTCCATTGTCAGAATGAAAAATCTCAAATTACACTCGAAAATATTGTAGCCTTTAGAGTGAATACATATCTACAATCATGAGTAACAAAACAGAATTAATGGCTCCCGCCGGGTCTTATGAAGCATTAATGGCAGGAATCAAGGCAGGATGCGATTCCGTCTATTTTGGAGTCGAACAGCTCAATATGAGAGCCAGATCTACAAATAACTTTCGTACCGAAGACCTTGAAAAGATTGCCAAAATCTGTAGCGAACATGAAGTAAAAAGTTACCTCACACTCAATACGGTGATGTATGATCATGATATTTCACTCATGAAACGTATCGTGGATCAGGCTAAAGCCAGTGGCATCACAGCTATTATCGCCTCAGATCATGCTGTATTGAATTACGCGAAGAAAACCGGTGTAGAAATCCATATATCCACGCAGGCGAATATCAGCAACATTGATACCGTTGAATTTTATTCCGCATACGCTGATGTAGTGGTTCTGGCTCGTGAATTGAGTTTAAAGCAAGTTGGGGATATCGTCAGGCAAATTCAGTTTCGGGAAATTACAGGACCTAAAGGAAAATTAATAGAAGTTGAAATTTTTGCTCATGGTGCTCTTTGTATGGCAGTTTCAGGGAAGTGTTATCTCAGCCTTCATTCCGACTATGCCTCCGCCAACAGAGGAGCATGTATACAGAATTGCAGAAGAAGCTATATCGTTACTGATAAAGAATCCGGAATTGAATTTGAAGTGGACAACGAATACATCATGTCGGCAAAAGATCTTTGCACGATTGGATTCCTGGACAATGTGATGGAATCCGGGGTATCTGTTTTGAAAATTGAAGGACGTGGACGCGCAGCGGATTATGTGTACACCGTTACTTCCTGCTATCGTGAAGCCATAGATGCATGGCATGAAGGCAGCTATACTCAGGAAAAGGTCGAAGCCTGGATGGAAAGACTTGCTACTGTATACAATCGTGGTTTCTGGGATGGTTATTATCTCGGCAGAACCATGGGAGAATGGAACAACGAATATGGATCCAAATCCACGAAGAAGAAAATTTATATAGGACGTGGCGTAAAATATTTTGAGAAAGCCGGAATCGGTGAAATCCAGCTGGAAGCACATCACCTGTCTGTTGGTGACGAAATTATCATAACCGGACCGACCACCGGTTACATCCACGTTGTGGTAAATGAAATGATGGTCAATGAAGCATCAACACAAACAGCAAGAAAGGGTGATGTACTCACCACTCCCATTCCGGAAAAAATTCGTCCTTCAGACAAAATCTACAAACTGACGGATGCATGAATAAAGTGAGAATTTCACAGCGTCGTGATAAATGTATTGGTTGCAATGCCTGTGTCGAAGCGGCAGACGACCGCTGGCGTGTTTCGCGACGGGATGGAAAATGCACTTTAATCGGAGGGGTTGAAAAAAAAGGAATTTATTCCGTACTCGTCGACAATCATGAATACGAAGCGAACATGATCGCGGCGAAAAACTGTCCGGTGAAAATTATCCTTGTAGAAAAAGTTTAATATGAATTATTGAAAACACCATTCATTCTTTCAAAAACACTTTTTGTACTATCCTATTCGAATCGTGGAGTTCAACAAAATACATGCCGCCAGGCAAATCCCGAATATCAATTTCGGGATTAGTTTCACATATTATTTTTTTTATCATCAGTTCTCCCGGAATTGAATAAATCACAACTTCAACCTCTCGCTTTCCGTTAAACTTAACTACCAATCTATCAGTTGCGGGGTTTGGATAAATCTGAAAACCTAAATCAGTTCCATTCTCCTGAATTTGTGTTGGGGATAAATCACAAACACATCGGATTGCAAAACCATTATTAACATTGAAATAGTACTTAACAGCTTGTGCATTGTCATAGCTTAAAAGCGTTGCAAAACGCAGCACTCCCGCATTAGATGTGGAAGACCACCAATGGCCGAAAAACCCTCTATAATTATATGGTCCGCTATCGTATCTATCACCACCCGGAAGCCCGCTAAATCCACTACTGTCAGTGGCACCGGTATTTGGAAAGTTCCAGCCATAAATGGATTTCATTGCACCACCGGCAACATTCGTTCCTCCCAAATAGCCTATTAAAATTATCCAGTCATTATCTTCAGGTACATGCCAGTTTATCGGACAAATGTTATTAACTGCATACCAATTATACAAAGCACCATAGACTCCTGAATACATTGATGAATCATTATTGTAATAAGACCTGGCGCCTGTCGTAAGTATACTCCATACAGAATCATTTCTGACATTCGGAATAAAATTACCATATCGGTCATGAGTCACTTTGAGATTATCTTTCATCCAGATCTGATTGCCTATAGTGACAGTGTTGTAAACATTTCCGTCAATATCCACTACAGTCTGTCCAGAAGATTTAGTGCCATTTAATAGCAGGATAAAAAGAAGTATTCCAATAGTTCTCATTTCAAAACAAATTCAATTTTTTAAAATCAAGTGATATTAATCAATCATAAACGTATCATCCTTTAATTGCCCAACGGAGCTTCGCGGATTTCGCTCTGGGATTTGCATTGCATTCTTCAGGAGAAGGACGAATAGGTTCGGGTGCAATTTCACTGTATACACCGGCCCGGAACAGTCCCTGAAACGCTTTTTTTACACGCCTGTCTTCTCCTGAATGAAAAGACAGAATAGCCACTCGACCTCCTGGGGCGAGGGCGTCAGGAAGTTTTTCTAGAAATTTTTCAAGTACGCCAAATTCATCATTCACCTCTATACGTAAAGCCTGGAAACAGCGCTGACATGATTTTTTAATTTCCTCCTTCTTATTTTCTCCCGAAAGAAAATCCAGTGCCTCCTTGATAACATCACGAAGCTGTGTTGTTGTTGTCACCGGAAACCCTTTCGCGATTTTTGTGACCACAGCTCTGGCTATTTGTACCGCGAATGGCTCATCAGCGTTTAAAACAAGCAATTCTTCCAGATCTTCGAGTGAAATTGTTTTTAAAAGTTCTGTTGCTGATTTTCCGCTTTTCGGATTGAGCCGCAAATCCAAAGGTCCTTCCACTTTATATGAAAACCCGCGATCCGGATTATCAATTTGCATGGAAGAAACACCAAGATCAGCCAGTACAAAATTCAAAGGGCCGGATTCGGCTGCAATCAAATCAATGTTAGAAAAATTGAGAATTCTTGCCTCAAAAAAATCAGAACCATAACCAAGAGCTGCCAGCCGTTCACGGGTTCTTGGCAATTCTATGGGATCGACATCAGTGGCATACAATCGTCCTCCTGGAGAAAGACATTTCAGTATTTCAAGACTGTGTCCACCATAACCCAAAGTTGCGTCCAAACCGATTTCTCCGGGCACGATTTTGAGAATTTCCAGGATCTCTTTTATGCAAATAGAACGGTGCATTCCGGCCGGAGTCCGGCCTTGTTGCATCACTTTTTCGACATCCTGTGAATATTGCTCAGGATTCAGCTCCTTGTATTTCTCTTTAAAAGATTTCGGGTGTGTGCCTTTATATCGTACTCTCCGGGCACGTTTGGGCTCCTGATCGTCCATTTTGTAAATCTATGAATAAGAAAACAGCCCGGCAAACAAAGTAGGATGTATCCATCTATACCCTCTAAAATAAGGTCTTAAATTCATTTACTGGATAATCAACTTACACGTCTTCCTCTCATCCAGTGAATTATTAATTGTCACAAAATATATTCCGGGTTTTAACCTGTCATTCAGTTTTAGACTAATGACATT
Above is a window of Bacteroidota bacterium DNA encoding:
- a CDS encoding heavy-metal-associated domain-containing protein; protein product: MKAIKIFLVYILVQFTGNLVSGQTDTIRIHTSSLCDMCKKTIEHDMSFEKGIKTTSLDIDTKTVTVVYNPGKTNPEKIRLALTKIGYDADSLKADPKAFEKLPDCCKAPGHHE
- a CDS encoding ferredoxin produces the protein MNKVRISQRRDKCIGCNACVEAADDRWRVSRRDGKCTLIGGVEKKGIYSVLVDNHEYEANMIAAKNCPVKIILVEKV
- a CDS encoding TonB-dependent receptor, which encodes MNTNTCNSKRRSRDSIRDTLPVILLMFLSLTSFSQSLLKGIVVEWNTEMKMEMPLTGANLYWLPSLDGTTTDQQGKFTLRSADVYPAKLVVSFVGYKPDTLLIKNNSDLHIRLEKALDLKEVQVAAKQEAVGLSTINPINVEKISQKELLKAACCNLSEAFETSPTVNVSYKDAVTGAKEIQMLGLAGIYSQLMTENIPTMRGIAAIYGLSFIPGPWMESIQVTKGSGSVVNGYESTTGQINVEFKKPMEKTTPAFYLNLFGEANGNAEINTFYRQKLNEKWSSMLFLHGNYMDRDIDRNKDGFLDMMHNQQFNVYNRWNYHSGKKLESQIGIKFLADKREGGQLHSVVNPGAHSHPYLTSIETKRMEVYGKLGFVFPEAPFKSIGNIMQLTYHDMNSSFGLKAYDATQKTFYFQSIYQNVLWKAEHQYKTGIVFRYEALDQVYNLENLPRVEEAVPGVFFEYTYNHTDKLSLVTGLREDYHSKYNWIFTPRFHGKYNFTDNLLVRASAGSSFRVPYLYADNISSFASSRELLITEDIKPEKAWNYGLNFTWKFKLGQHEGSVSTDFYRTDFQNQLVMDAYSDSTRILFYNLKGDSYSNSFQAMVNYEVIEGLGVRLAYKLDDVKSTYNGKLEQKPLVSREKMLANLSYSTYNEHWKFDYTVIWDGPKKLETTFADPEAGSLPSNSPDFYIMHFQVTKVFRKFEIYAGSENLLDYRQKNPIINASNPFSNTFDATNIYAPIEGRRIFAGLRFMLR
- a CDS encoding U32 family peptidase, with the protein product MSNKTELMAPAGSYEALMAGIKAGCDSVYFGVEQLNMRARSTNNFRTEDLEKIAKICSEHEVKSYLTLNTVMYDHDISLMKRIVDQAKASGITAIIASDHAVLNYAKKTGVEIHISTQANISNIDTVEFYSAYADVVVLARELSLKQVGDIVRQIQFREITGPKGKLIEVEIFAHGALCMAVSGKCYLSLHSDYASANRGACIQNCRRSYIVTDKESGIEFEVDNEYIMSAKDLCTIGFLDNVMESGVSVLKIEGRGRAADYVYTVTSCYREAIDAWHEGSYTQEKVEAWMERLATVYNRGFWDGYYLGRTMGEWNNEYGSKSTKKKIYIGRGVKYFEKAGIGEIQLEAHHLSVGDEIIITGPTTGYIHVVVNEMMVNEASTQTARKGDVLTTPIPEKIRPSDKIYKLTDA
- a CDS encoding T9SS type A sorting domain-containing protein, producing the protein MRTIGILLFILLLNGTKSSGQTVVDIDGNVYNTVTIGNQIWMKDNLKVTHDRYGNFIPNVRNDSVWSILTTGARSYYNNDSSMYSGVYGALYNWYAVNNICPINWHVPEDNDWIILIGYLGGTNVAGGAMKSIYGWNFPNTGATDSSGFSGLPGGDRYDSGPYNYRGFFGHWWSSTSNAGVLRFATLLSYDNAQAVKYYFNVNNGFAIRCVCDLSPTQIQENGTDLGFQIYPNPATDRLVVKFNGKREVEVVIYSIPGELMIKKIICETNPEIDIRDLPGGMYFVELHDSNRIVQKVFLKE
- the rsmH gene encoding 16S rRNA (cytosine(1402)-N(4))-methyltransferase RsmH — its product is MDDQEPKRARRVRYKGTHPKSFKEKYKELNPEQYSQDVEKVMQQGRTPAGMHRSICIKEILEILKIVPGEIGLDATLGYGGHSLEILKCLSPGGRLYATDVDPIELPRTRERLAALGYGSDFFEARILNFSNIDLIAAESGPLNFVLADLGVSSMQIDNPDRGFSYKVEGPLDLRLNPKSGKSATELLKTISLEDLEELLVLNADEPFAVQIARAVVTKIAKGFPVTTTTQLRDVIKEALDFLSGENKKEEIKKSCQRCFQALRIEVNDEFGVLEKFLEKLPDALAPGGRVAILSFHSGEDRRVKKAFQGLFRAGVYSEIAPEPIRPSPEECNANPRAKSAKLRWAIKG
- a CDS encoding amidohydrolase, encoding MAKMRRSSLLLISIVLLGYSCSWTKKADLVLHHGVIYTVDNGFNIMEAMAIRNGKVIAVGNNDDIINSFEATESIDLNGKPVFPGFIDGHCHFFGYGSDLVKCDLSDTKSFDQVVEKVQEYSKTNTFKWILGRGWDQNDWEKKEFPTRYKLDSLFPDIPVFLMRIDGHAVICNQKALTIAGIDNSTKVNGGEIILENGEPSGLLIDNAVDLVKSRIPAFGKEMHEKALLEAQKNCFEVGLTTVDDAGLGMDSIQLIQDMQKAGTLKIRVYAMFSDAAKTRTHFFEHGQVKTDRLTVRAIKVYADGALGSRGACLKKPYSDQPGHYGFLLNSEKYMKEIADEALENGFQVCTHAIGDSAVSTVLHIYADHLNGENNRRWRIEHCQVVDPKDHNMFGDYSIIPSVQPTHATSDMYWAEERLGKERLANAYAYKELKDEAGGQIVFGTDFPVENINPIYTFYAALERKDLKGYPSGGFQAENKIKKKDALRAMTIWAAYANFEDQEKGSLEEGKVADFVILDQDIMKIEGHLIPATKVLSTFVNGEKVFSRE